Sequence from the Sulfuracidifex tepidarius genome:
TCCTTCCTTGATGAGGGCGTCTATTATGGCACCTCTCAGGGTCTGTGACGGGATGAAGTCCTCAGTGGAGAGGAAGTAACTCTTCACGTTCCTGGCGTGTATGAGGGCTGGTGTGACCACCTTCACCTCAAGTAGCGTGTACTTCATGTCGATCACCACACCCACTTCAGGTCTAAGGGGACCCTCCCAGTTTCCACCTCCTTCCCGTTCCTGACCACCTTGTCCACATTGACGTCTATCATTCCTCCCCTGCCTAACCTCAGAAAACGTAAGTAGTGAAGCGACGCCAAGGCTAGGCAGAGGTCCTCCTCTTCGCCTATAACCTGAACGGTGAAGGGGAACTCCTCCTCCGGCGGGACCACCTCCTGTTTGAAGAGCGCCCTTTCCTTGGCCGTTCCCTTTTCATCGTCTATGCTAACGTGAGTCACCACGTGTGTCGGGGGTTTCGTCATCCCGTCCTTGTTAGGGCCAGAAGATACCCTGAGCTTTCCCTCATGGTCGGGGTACCCGAAGAGGGAGCACACGTCGCAGGGTTTACCCCCGTGGGCTTTAGCTATCCTGGAAGGCTCTATCTCGTCGCATGAGGTCCCCCTCACCATACCGTTCCTGATTGCCCAAGAGATCGCAGTCCTCATTGCCCCTTTCAGGGTGGAAGGGACGAGACCTAGCTGGTTGAACTGGACGTCTATGAAGAACCCGTCAGTCCCTATAGTGAACGAACTGACGGTCTTGATTTTACCTTTGATCATGAAGACGGATTTACCCGTGTTTTTAATTCCTTCACATAACGTGTTTAATCACCTTTTGAGAGATCGAGAGAGAGAAATGAGGAAAAAACAGAGAGAAAGGAAAAAAACGAAGAAAAGAGAGAGACACGACACGACACGACACGACAAAAGAAAAAAACTTGAAGGAGTCGGGAAGGGGAGCTTCCGCCTCATCAGCCTTGACGTGCCGCGTGTATCTTGCTCGGCGTGTGGTTGGTGACCCGCCTCATTAGCCCTGACGTGTGGGGAAACCTCTCCCCCTAGGGTCCGCTCATTCCTGTCCTCACTAATACAGTGAACGGCATCTGCCTTCACCTCTGGTCCGCCCACTCTAAGCTCGTTTACTTTCTCCCTTCTTTTCCCGTCTCCCTCAGTTTTGGCCAACTCGTTCGCGTGAGGTTTGAGGTACTCCCCCTTGAGGCGAGACACCTCCGCACCAGGGATCGACGAGAAGTCAGCCGCAGGTAAGGTTCCTCCACCTGAGTGTTTTCCGCTCTTCATTTCGTCG
This genomic interval carries:
- a CDS encoding RAMP superfamily CRISPR-associated protein, with translation MIKGKIKTVSSFTIGTDGFFIDVQFNQLGLVPSTLKGAMRTAISWAIRNGMVRGTSCDEIEPSRIAKAHGGKPCDVCSLFGYPDHEGKLRVSSGPNKDGMTKPPTHVVTHVSIDDEKGTAKERALFKQEVVPPEEEFPFTVQVIGEEEDLCLALASLHYLRFLRLGRGGMIDVNVDKVVRNGKEVETGRVPLDLKWVW